The Acropora muricata isolate sample 2 chromosome 4, ASM3666990v1, whole genome shotgun sequence genome contains the following window.
CAATATCGCGAAGACCATGATGTTCGTCAATAGTGACTAGAATCATCGCTGTTAATCAGCAAATACTGAAGAGTCAAATCACTGATATATCTATCAGCATGGAGCTTATTAATTCTAACATTAATCTTCTTAATCATTGCAGCGGTGGGGTCCTTTTGCAATGAAATGTACACGTGTCTATCATTCAACTGCCGCATCGCTTCATCAATATACTTTTCCTTGTCCATAACCACCACTGCTGACCCCTTATCAGCCTGCTTTATAGCTATGTTGACATATCCTCTCAAATTTTCCAACACTTCCTGTTCTTCCCTAGATATATTCCTTTGAAAAGGAACTCTCAAATCGTGCGAGAATATCTTTCTCTTAAGTATGTCCACATATGTTTCCAAGATCAGGTCCCTGTTCTTATCTGGACACCACGAAGAATATACCTATCtgtatatctgactgaattttgaaaaaggtggctccctagattttcacttgaaaacagacgcagcctgttttcaagccattgCAGCAATCTAAAACCTAGGGGGGGTGGTGTCAAGGCATGCCTGTGTAAACtctagaggccctgagctatgatctaGTGGTTAGCTTGCTCTTGTAAGGGCAGAGGAAAGTTCTTTTAGGGGGGGTGGGTAGGCTGAGTTagcttttagtcagttggctattaaatgttgcgtttgtcaatcatagtcagcaGTCCTGTgagataattatagtcagcggttagacatgagtgaagtctacaagtggcattgttgagtctaggctagagtttgatcctagctgGAATCAAAGCtaccaagagcaagcccttcaTTTTGCGCCTgaaagttataataattgtcccagcattgggaggtatatttttgtaaatccagtcagatatgtatttatatatatttatcttcCCATGTATTGACCCAGTCGGAAAATGATTTACTTAGAAGGGGATTGAACTTTTGTCCCATACCACCACCACGGAAACCAGATAGTGTTGATGAAGACATTGAGGCCTTCCCTAGAGGACTTAGCCTCAGGAAGTACTACTCTCCTGGTGACATTAGTGAACTTGGACAACAATCAATGTACCAAACCTCTGCACTAGAGAAGCTAAACGAAAGAGACCTCAGGGAATGTCATAATAAACCTTCAAGGGAACCATACTTGAATTCCTAtgacaaagaaagaaatgctACAAGGTCACCGATTTATAGGGGACAATCTAAACAGATGGGAGAGAGCAACTTTAAAGAGACTAAGTAACAATTTTGGGATATAGTCATTAAGCCGGCAGACAAGGGGGAACTAAAGTGGTTCTTAATGCCAATGAGTATATTTCTGAAGCAATGCGTCAACACGACAATGAGGAGTATTACAAAACACTAGAAAAAGAACTCACTTCTGATCATGAACATCTGATCAGTCAGTGTATCAACGAATTGATAAACAACAGGGATTAAGACAAATGAACTTCTTAGATCAACAAACTGGAGGGCTCCGATTTTTTATTTCCTCCCTAAAATCAATAAACCCAACAACCTGGCATGACCAGTCGTCTCCTCAGTTAACAGCCATGCTGAAAAAATTTCAGCTTATGGGGACAGATTCCTCAGGCCGTTGGCAGAAAATCTAAAGTCACACATAAAAGACACCTGAAACTTTATCATAAGATTGAAAAGATTAGGCAGAGTACCTGGAAGCTGTATTTTAGTTACGTTGGACGTCTTCAGTCTATACACAAATACAGACTCAGGTGATAGACTAATGGAGGAGGAACCTGAAAAAACATCCAAAGCCAACCTTCGTCAAAAACATTAAGGTGCTTCCTTGAGAAAGTACTCAAATTGAAAAGTTTCGCATTTAATGGTCAGAACTTAATACGTAACATGTTAAATATAAAAATGAGCTAAAAACTTTTCcgtcaagaaacaatggcgacCAGCGAAAGTCGCTTCGCACTGGAGTTGAATAAAGGAGAAGTCATTttactattagaaaacgcaacagcagggagcataaagaaagtcagaaagtatggcatgaaaatatttccaGGTAAAAACTTGttgaaactttattttgacaatttaagcatccgggTTAGTGAAAGCAAAACAATGGAAGTTGAGACAgcttacacatttaaaaattatctctACATTTTAATATTCGGTTTCTTATCTTAAAATAAAGTCGAGTAGATTTGTCTATTaccttgggggcgtttttaatgcaacaataaaaatattattccactcacgcttgttggatatgaaatgattttAGCCAACTTTGCGCCATgcacctcgttggctatctatcatctcatatccaatggGCGCTCGTGgaagttattgttttattatatatatatatatatatatatatatatatatatatatatatatatatatatatatatatatatatatatatatatatatatatatataactaactgcagacagtactgtttcggccttctgggcctcatcagtgcaatgctgatgctgagatgaaggcgaacctttaaaggccacctcgagcttcccacaaatgtggtaactcagtcctgccagagtgctcgaactagagaactctagtgagcgtgcgcaattgctaaatagcaaggactcatcccagatagagtgctcaatttggttttcacaccaaagagctatatctaactgcagacagtagatatatatatatatatatatatatatatatatctatattagcaatccataaagaaaacaaagccatcgcgacaaaactgagaatggATGatagacgcattcataacacttaagagCAGCTACCACTTACAGCgatgcaagatagaaaaataaaaaattcccaaaaatcTACCCTTGTCCAATTTCGATTTGatgaaaaccagttttttttgcagattttttcGATTCACCACTATGCTCCGTATTTCCTCGCGCGAAAATATGCTTAACTTCACCAGTAAAAAGCCCCATCTGGTACATGGCCTAGCCACTCAAGACTACATTCATTGGAAGAAGCATGTTTCTTCTGTgattctgtgaaataaaattttggggtaaattaaacacagaattttgCTAGTGCCACATGTATATCCTACTCGCAACAAAAATGCCACCCTTTGACCTTTGCCGAACTGACACAATAAGAACTACTGcacggtattttaatatttctatacatGAGTTACAAgagaaatggccaccaaataaaGCAGAAGTATGAAAATAGTCCCATCTCAAAGATACGAGGGCTTTTTTTCAGCTAAATgagcatttttgagaatatttggcGGTTTGTGTTTGATGACTTCGatagcaatttgcataaatgTTTGACTGAGTCGTGAAGAAATCCATCGCAACTGGTAGGAAACTGCGTGTCTAATTACTTTGTTACACAAGTTGTTACTTTCAATTCCTTTGCAATGAGGAAAAGATGAAGACTTTCCCATAATTACACATCGATATCAAAATGTTCACACACGCTGCAAAGCAAGGCTACGCTTAGGTCACCCAGTCTGTTTTTCCTAGACATACTGCACAGGTTGAAAGAGTCAAAAACAATTGGATGGCAAAGCTGCACCTCTTTCAAGACCAACATGGGTGCATTATCGTACGCTTTGTTCTCTTCAACTGCTTCAGTAGTGTCTTCGGTTGTCACTTGGTATAACCTCGAAAGCTCTCCTTGAAAAGAGGGACTGGACCTGTCTAGCAGTTAGCAACTCTCTCACTGTGAACTGCCTCCTTCCTTATCCTTGGCAAAGCGAATATCACGTGCTTCGCTTGCTGGGTCTAGCTTGTGTCCTGTTTCTTGTCCAAGCACGAATTTATCCTCGAAGTAATGTTTCTGGGCATCATTGAATGGGGTTGACTTTTTGGGTGACTGTAAGGCCCAGCCTTCTGATAGACTGTATGTACTGTCTTGCATGTTCACAGGGTCTGCTTCTATGGTCGATTGGGCACTTGCATCTTCCAACAATTTTGAGTGATACAGTCTCTATGCTTTGTCCAGAAGTGATTCTCTTTCAAGGACTAGTTCACACTAGTTCACAAGTGCGATccatgccagaaaacaatgataaaagaagGTGGGAAGAGTCGCGATGTCATAAGGGGAAGGTTGAGAAAGAACCGACATCGGGGAGACCCCGAAGCGGTCAAAACACCAGAAGGTGAGGAGGGACACCCAGGCCCCGGGACTGACACCAAGGCGGCGGAACCACTGCCCTAAAAGGGAGTGAATCTTAAGCTCAACAGACACTACCGAAAAACTGCCTTGTGACTTAGAGTGGTGAAGTACCTTTCGGGCGACACGGGCCTTTTTACCTGcccagaaaaaattaaaaatacggaTGTTTAGTTCCTTAAGGACAGATTTAGGCATAGCGACAACAGAAGCGACGCACCAGATTCTTGATAGAGCAAGAGAGTTGAGAACCACAGCTCTACCAGAGAATGAGAGGGCGCGAGACCTCCATGCGTCAATACACCAGCAAAAAGCGTCAACGCGTGGACGCCTATTAACTTCTCCCATCTCATCATAACTAATGAAGACACCTAAGATCTTTAGTTTGCTAGAGGACCATCTCATATCTACAGGGGGGTTGGTCCGAAAGCGCCAGGGACCCAACCACAGACCTTCACACTTGCCAAGGTTGAGCTTAGAACCAGTGCCAGCTTCGAAGCGTGCGTATACTCGGAAAACCTCAAGAATCGCTGTATCGGAAAGAGCAATGACAGTTGTGTCATCTGCATATAGGGAGACGACAGGTAAGGGGGTGGAAACATGTGGTAGTCGTAAACCAGGAATGGCCTTGCTAGCCCGAAGGTTAGCAGCCAAAACTTCAATAGACAAAACATAAAGGAGGGGCGACAGGGGACAGCCCTGCCTGACTCCGCGGGACGGAAAAAAGGCTGCAGACGTGTAACCGTTTATGCACACAGCGCTTGAGATCCCTGAGTACAGCAGTTTGACCCAGGAAATGAAGGAAGAGCCAAAGCCAACATGGGACATAATACGGAAGAGAAAGCCGTGGTCCActcggtcaaaggccttttcttggtctaaagataACAAAGCACCGGGGACGGAGGCCTCACGGGAGTATTGAAAGACGCTATTCAGTAGGATGATGTTCTCCCCTATATATCGGCCCTGAACACCACAAGACTGATCAGGATGGATAAGGAGCTGCAGGACCTTTGAGAAACGCCCCGCAAGAATTCGAGCAAGGATCTTATAATCAGAGTTCAAGAGCGAGATCGGGCGCCAATTCTTTGGGTCCAAACGATCTCCCTTCTTGAAAAGGAGTGTAATCAAGGCCCGCCGCAAGGAGGGCGGGAGGTGGCCAGAGGAGAAAGATGCGTTAAAAACCTCGATAAGATCCTCACCCAGGACCTTCCAAAAATCGAGATAGAATTCAGCGGAAAGCCCATCAGAGCCCGGTGATCTACCAGTCGCCGCACCCTCTAGGGCCTTCCGAGCCTCGTCGAGCGTGATAGGCCCATCACATGAGGCCGAAAAGGAGGAGGGAAGACGGACAGACAAATTTTCGAGAAGATCCTCTTGGATTTTAAGATCTAACACATCAGCTGAGAAGAGAGTGGAGAAGAAATCCACCCAGGAACGACAAATACCATCAATGTCAGTGGCAACCTTGCCATCAGTGCCACGGATGGCGGCAATCCACTGCTCCGTCCCCCGCTTCTTCTCAAGCCTGCAGAAATACCGAGAGGACATTTCTCCTTCCTCAGCCCATTGCACCCGGGCACGTACCCGTGCTCCCTTGGCCATTAAACGGTCAAAATCAGCAATACGAGCCAATACCTTCTCATAAATATCCATGAAAGAGACAGAGCCTTGATCAATTTTGGCTTTTAAATGAGAAGCTAAATTAACGAGGAGGGTACGCTCCTTCTCCTGGAGAGCCTTCTTCCGACTACAAAAAGCAATAGCAAGGCCTTTAAGACGATCCTTGCCCCTATCCCACCACAGCTGGATAGACCGAAAGTCTTTCTTCCTCCGCCTCCATGAGGCCCAAAAAGACTCAATGTTGGATGAAAAATCCAGATCCCGCAAAATAGACGAATTGAGTTTCCAGCGTCCAGGGCCCCGAAAAAGCTGAGCAGGGGGAGAAACCCCAAGCACAACAGCAACGTGATCCGAATAGGGGCAAGGGACGAAATCACACGCATGGACCCCATGAGCCCAAGATAGCGGACAGCCGAAAAGGTCAATTCGAGAGGCTAGAAGCCCATCGTGCCTCGTCCATGAAAAAGCAATAGTGTCCGGATGAAGATAGCGCCAAACATCAAAAACGCAGGCTTCAGAGAAAAGGTAATGTAGAGAGGCCGAGCTGTCGTGATAGGTGGAATCATTAGACGACCCCCTCCGGTCCTTGCTGCGATCCCAAACAGCATTGAAGTCTCCGCAAAGAAGAGTAGGAATGGCGGGATCAATAAGATCAGCGCAGGAAAGCAAAAAGGAGTTACGCTCTGGGTTGCTATTGGGAGCGTAAATATACACGACTCGAAAGAGGAAGTTCCCGTTCATAAACTCAGCCATGGAGAACCTGCCACACAATTCCACCCAAGAACGATTAAGAATAAGACGTGGGCGGTACAGAATAGCCAAGCCACGGGCTCGAGCAGACCCCACAGCCGACACTGTAAGGAAACCATACGGCGAAAACCAAGCAGCAGATTCAGAGGCTGAGACAGCATGAGTCTCCTGGAGACAGACTATATCAAGACGACGATGGCTAAGCCATTGCATCAAGGACATTCGCTTGTTGGCATCCGTAATGCCACATACATGAAGCGAGAGAAAATTCATTGAGAATGGCGGGAATGAGCTCGAGTGACCCGGGGGTCACCGTAGCAACAGCTGGCTTAGGAATACGGCTCGGCCTGCGAGAAGACTTATTCAAAACCACCGGAGCTACCCTGTCCTTCAGTCTACTTAAACAAGGACACTGCCTATAAAAGGGATAGCTCCTCCTTCTTGTTGTCACGCAAGTGCCGTTTGCACGACTGTATTCAATATGGCGGCCTAAGCGAGCAAGATGAAGGGAACTCACTGATACTGAACAAGAGGGTGTAATGAAGTATGAGCTCTTCATTTTCCGTGGAAATTTGTCAATTCTGCTCATAAAAGTAAAAATCACTTCAAGTGCAAATATTTTTTGTTCTGGATACAATAAATGGAAAATCTTTGGTActcagaaatttgaatttggGGCCCGTAACTGTTCCTTCAATTGCGCGGTTTCGGTACACGGCCTAGGCTCCACGCGCTCGTCTCTTTCTCTCCTTGAGCCTTCAGTTTCGCAAGTTGAGGTTTTCTACATTTGTGTCATGCTCTAAGCTTCTCATCCGAAAAGGGTCCGAAGAAAGCCCGAACAACAGAAAGGTTGCGATTCATGGCGGACGACGGTTGCGGAAGGTACGGTTTGTCTCTTCCCCCCTGAATCGCAATACTTTGCTGGCTACGCAAGTGCTTTTTTGACGAATTAAACTTCTCCTTTTCCGTCGTGCGTCTTTCGTTCCGCCATGTCCGATTTTACTCCAAAGAAAGCCAAGGTAATGAGTGGTCGTTCGAGGATTCGACATAGCATACAGATGGAAGTGGAACCTGAAAGTGAAGGTCGTTTGCAGCGCGTAAAGTCTCAACTCCAGCACGTGAAAAGTGTCCTTGGTATCACAAGCCGGACACCGATGGGAAATCTTCGTATGATTGAGAAATTGTTGCAGGTTTTTGAAGGGTATGGGCAAAGTAGCGGAATGGGAAGGCAAACCCCTTCGTGTTCTTCTTCGAGTCGAGAACTGATGGGACAGAAGTGCCGCTCACGCGATGTTGGCATTCAAACAGATATTCTCCCTCCGTACATCTTGGCTAGTGGGGAAAACACGACTGGATGTTCTGACATTCACACGCCTAGTAAAGCGATGGAAGATTATTTTATTGCATCGAACGACGCCTTACAGCGCCTTGTGGCAACCATGGCTACTTACGACGGTAATTGTCCACTGTGTGGGTTTAATTTAGATTTGCAATCTTTTTCCGTGAAAAAGCATGGACACACTGCACGAATGAGCATCTCTTGCATCGCTGGTCATTATGTTAGATGGTATTCAAGCAGCACTGTTGCTGGAAAATTTACAGCCAATTTGAGGTGTGTATTACCTGTCTTTCTTTATAATTAttcaattgttttgttttcgagGTTCAGTGGTAAAAAATGTGCAGGTTGATGTTGCAAGTTTTCATCAGCTTTCTTGCATTTTTAGGATGGTTCATGGTTTCACTTGTTCGGGTCTTACAGAGACTCAGTACATAAATTCCTGCCAGGCAGCTCGCATTGGCCATGTGGAACAGCAGTATATCCCCACTGGTAACAGTATTTGTATTTGCGTGTCCACTGCTTCCCGAATACCCCAAAATTTGTGCAACCATCAAAGTAACTAGCAATTATCATTGTGTTTTATCATCTCCACTGCACTCCAGGTGACATCATAATTGAATAG
Protein-coding sequences here:
- the LOC136913687 gene encoding uncharacterized protein, which codes for MSDFTPKKAKVMSGRSRIRHSIQMEVEPESEGRLQRVKSQLQHVKSVLGITSRTPMGNLRMIEKLLQVFEGYGQSSGMGRQTPSCSSSSRELMGQKCRSRDVGIQTDILPPYILASGENTTGCSDIHTPSKAMEDYFIASNDALQRLVATMATYDGNCPLCGFNLDLQSFSVKKHGHTARMSISCIAGHYVRWYSSSTVAGKFTANLRMVHGFTCSGLTETQYINSCQAARIGHVEQQYIPTVHSSLGYRDAVKSVYERKLLEARTEAQQDPQYFLHGDVIITDARHDSSRGAQHTTVSALSHSNKKVVYCLNWSKEDMSAAASREIPMTKQVIDSLATLGHQVGEVAHDYVPGLKQWFSTKGIKNSYDSWHGPLTTLLARVLGVAPGLGYACTKHRRALEKEDERCSSVLSSSHFKSLLSIPRKLYGFHGERDKTVQSYSPGGK